The window GATGCGGGTGGACCTACGGGTGCTGCTGGGATCCTGACCCGGTGCTTCGGTTCCGGTTCCGGTTCCGGCCCGCCGCCCGCCGTAGCGGCGGGCCACCGCCTCGTCCGGGCGGGCCACCGCCTGGTCCGGGGGGTCAGCCCGTCCGGTGTCAGATCTTGCGGAGCACCAGGAGCAGGTTCCAGGTGACGAGCTCGCGCAGGCCGGGCACCTTCAGGATCGGCTTGGACCAGTCGGGCAGATACCGCGGCAGGGCGTCGATGACGACGACGTCCTGCCGGGAGCGAGCCCACGCGAGGGTGTCACCGACGTACGCGGCGAACATGGTCTCGCCGAAGATGTTCTTGGGTGGCTCGCCGTTGACCCGCTCGTAGCGGGCGAGCGCGCGGTTGCCGCCGAGGTAGTGCCACGGCGAGGTCTCGTGGCCGCCCCACGGGGACAGCCAGGTGCAGTAGCTGAGGTAGATGAGCCCGCCGGGGCGGGTCACCCGGACCAGCTCCGAGCACATCTGCGCGGCGTCCGGGACGTGCTCCAGCACGTTCGACGTGTAGCAGATGTCCAACGAGTCGGTCCGGACCGGCAACGCGAGCGCGCTGCCCCGGATCCGGCCCGGGACGTCGGTGACCGCGAGCTCCGAGACGTCCGGCTCGACCCAGCAGTAGCGGGCGCCGGCCTCGAGGAACGCGTCCCGGAAGTAGCCAGGGCCGCCACCGACGTCGAGGACGTCCTGGCCGGCGACCGAGGTGTACCGGGACAGCTGGCGCACCGAGTCCGCGGCGATGAGCCGGTAGAAGCTGGGCGGCGGGTCCACGGGCTTCTTGCGGTGCTCGGAGAAGAGCGTCCAGGAACGACGCAGACCCCAGCCGTTGTACGGCACGGAGGGCAGCGCCGCCGCCCGCGGCCGGGCCGCTCCCGGCGCCGCCGACTCGGCTGTCTGCGCCGTCGGGGCCGGTAGCGGATCTGGGGCCAAGTCAACCATAGGCGGACCCTAACACCCGTCCGGCGCGCCGAATGCGGTGGGCAGGGTCACCGCGGAGGCGGTCCGCCGGAGGTTCTCGCCGCCGCCCTGACAGCCTCAGCCCGGACTGTCGCGGCGTGAGATCGAACTCAGCGTAGGCCCTCCTTCGCCGAACCGTTCGAATGTCTTTCCCGGCGGTCGGCCGTCGGCGGCCGGCCGCCCACCTTGGCCCACCTCGGCGTTCGCGCGGTCGCGGCATCGTCGACATCGGACGGACTGTCGTTGATCAGACTGCGGACGGATATCTATAGACGTAATTGGTACCCTTCGCTATCGTTGAAATACGTAAAGCCTGATTTGCCACAAGATTCGTATCGCCCGTATTGCCCGGACCCGCGAGACGATCTATGCCCGCGCCGGGGCCATGCCGGTGGTCACGCAGGGGGTGATCGTGTTCGTGTCCGCGCGCACAGTCGAGGGCCCGGCATCGGTGGCGGTCCCGACCATGAGGAGATCGCTCGCACCGGCCTTCGGCCGGGTGCTGGCCCAGCCGCCGGGCGGCCTCGCCGAGATGCACCGGCTGCGTGGCCGCGTCCCGTTCTGGGACCCGGTCGTGGACGAGATCGACGGCCGCCGCATCCGGGTGGGCGACCACTGGCTGATCGACTTCGCCTCCTGCAACTACCTCGGCTTCGACCTCGAACCCGAGATCAGCGCGGTCGTCCCCGAATACATCGCCCGGTGGGGAACCCATCCCAGCTGGTGCCGGCTGGTCGGTAACCCGCGGCTGTTCGGGGAGATCGAGACGGAGCTCGCCGAGCTCCTCGGCGCCGAGGACACCCTGCTGCTGCCGACCATCAGCCACATCCACATCTCCGTGCTGCCAGCGCTCGCCGGGACCGGCGCGGTGTTCCTGGAGCTCCGGGCTCACCAGACGATCCACGAGGGCGCCCGGATGGCCGCGGCCCGCGGGGCCCGGGTCATACGCTTCCGGGAGGAGAACCTGGCTGGCCTCGCCCGCAAGCTCGCGGCGAGCGACCGCTACCCCCGCGTCATCTGCGTCGACGGGGTGAACAGCATGACCGGCAACGGTCCGCCGCTCGCGGAGCTGGTCGAGCTCGCCCGCCGGTACGACGCGGTGCTCTACATCGACGACGCCCACGGCTTCGGCGTGCTGGGGGAGCGGTCGGCCGACGAGCTCTCGCCCTACGGATCGCGGGGCAACGGCATCGTCCGACACCTCGGCGGCGACTACGACGGGGTGGTGCTCGTCGGCGGTTTCTCCAAGGCCTACTCGTCGCTGTTGGCCTTCGTCGCCTGTCCACCCGAGATCAGGCATTTCCTGCGGATCACCGCGGGGCCATATACATATTCAGGCCCGCCGCCGGTGGCCTCGCTCGCGACCGCGCAGGCGGGTCTGCGCTTCAATGCCGCCCACGGCGACGAACGGCGAGCCGAGCTGTACCGGCGGACGGCGCGGGTGCTCGACGGCATCCGCGCGCTCGGCCTGAACACGCTGAACACGACCGGGTTTCCGATCGTCGAGGTGCCGCTGGCCGATCCCGACCTCATCGAGCCTCTCGGGCGCTTCCTTTTCGAGCAGGGCATTCTCGCCACTCTCGTGCCGTACCCGATCGTGCCGCGTGGCGAGACCGGCTTCCGGCTCTCGGTGACGGCGGTCAACACGGACGAGGAGATCGAGGAGCTGCTGCGCGTCATCGCCGCGGCGGCGGACCGGTTCCCGCTGCGCCGGGTCGCGGACGACGAGAACCCGGCGGACGGCTCCGACGACGATCCGGCGGTCTGATACGTACCGGCGGCGGGCCGGGACAGGGCGCCGAGGGCGGGCCACGAGCCCGGGGCCGAGCCCGGGCTAGACAGCCGGTGGGGGCGAGGCGACCGGTGGGACCGGATCCGCGGGCGGCGGGTGAAGCAGCCGGGCGACGGGCAGCCGGTCGGTGACGAGGCGGACGTCGTCGTCACGGACCGCCCGCAGCGTCGCCAGGTAGTCGTCCCGTGGGATCTCGACGGCGCCGAGCCGGCCCAGGTGGTCGCTGGCGATCTGTACGTCGAGCAGCCGGCCGCCCGCGGCGGCGAACCGGGCGTCCAGGTCCACCAGCGCGACCTTGGAGGCGTCGGTCTCGCTGTGGAACATCGACTCGCCGACGAAGACCCCGCCGACCAGGATGCCGAACGCGCCGCCGGCGAGCTGGTCGCCCGCCCACACCTCGAGGCTGTGCGCCCAGCCGAGCGCGTGTAGCCGGGTGTAGCCGGCCCGCAGCTCGTCGGTGATCCAGATTTCGGGCGCGGCCCGCCGGCAGCGGCTGACGACCTCGTCGAAGGCCTGGTCCATCGTGGTCGTCCATCCGCAGGACCGGATCCGACCGCGCAGCGACCGGGTGGTGCGCACCGCGCCGACCGGGATCACCGCCCGCGGGTCGGGGCACCACCAGGGCAGGTAGCCCGGCCGGGGCCGACGCCCGAGCCCGCGGCCCACCGCGCGCAGCGCGAGCGCGAGCTGGCGCAGCTGCCCGGCTGTCCGGTCGTCGGGCTGGTCGTCATCGGTCTCGTCCTCGGTCGGCCAGGGGAACACGCCGGCCCGGTAGGCGCCGATGAGCGCGTCCGGGGTGGCGCCACCACCGAGCGCCACCGGCGCGTCGGGCGGCCCCTCGGTCAGCGGCAGCGTGTCCCACCAGCTCGGGCCGGGTCGGGCTGGCCTAGCGGTGAGGCTCACGGCCCCGCGACGGTGCCGGGAGGCCCGGCGGGCGTCGCGGCCGCGGTGAGCCTCGCGGTGATGAGCTCGGCTGGTCCGGGCTCGCCGACGTAGAACCCCTGGGCCAGGTCGCAGCCGAACTCGCGCAGCAGCGCGAGCCCCCGCTCCGTCTCGACCCCCTCGGCGACCACCCGCAGGCCGAGGTCGTGCGCGAGGTCGACGGTCGACCGGACGATCTTGCGGGCCACGTCGTTGCACTCCAGCCGGCTGACGAAGAACCTGTCCAGCTTGAGCACGTCCACCGGGAAGTCGCCGGACAGGTAGGCCAGCGTCGAGTAGCCGGTGCCGTAGTCGTCCACCGCGATGCGCACGCCCAGATCGTGCAGCTCGGTGAGCACCGCGGTGGCACGGGCGCGGTCGAGCATCAGCGTGGTCTCGGTGAGCTCGAGCTCGAGCGCGTCGGCGCCAAGGCCGTGCGCGGCGAGCAGGCCGAGCACATGGTCGGGGAAGGCCCGGTCGAGCAGGTCGGTCGCGGAGATGTTCACCGCGGCCGTGACGTCGAGGCCGGCGGAGCGCCAGCTCGCCAGCTGGGCGCACGACTGGTCGAGCACGGCGGTGGTCAACGGGCGCATCAGCCCGGCGTGCTCGGCGAGCCGCACGAACGAGTCGGGGGCGAGCAGGCCGCGGTCCGGGTGGTTCCAGCGGGCCAGCGCCTCCACCGAGCGGATCCGGCCGGTGGCGATCTCGACCTTCGGCTGGAAGTGCGCCTCGATCTGGTCGCCGCTGATGCCGACCCGCAGGGCCTCGGTCAGGGTGAGCTCGATCAGCGACGCGTCGGCGGCCCTCGGGTCGTAGTGCTCCACGCCGGTGTGCCGCTTCTTGGCGGCGTACATGGCGATGTCGGCGCGCCTCAGCAGCTCGTCCGCGTCCGCGGCCTGGTCGGGGTAGACCGCGGCGCCGATGCTCGCCGCCACCGGGATCGTGAGCGTGCCGACGTGGAAGTCGCCCTCGAGTGCCGCGCGCACCCGGTCGGCGACCAGGTGCGCGCCGACGCCGTCGGTCCGTTCCAGCAGCACGGCGAACTCGTCGCCGCCGAGCCGCGCGAGCACGTCCCCGGGGCGCAGCGCCGTGGCGATGCGCCCGCCGACCTCGATGAGCACCTCGTCTCCGACCGGGTGACCGAGCGACTCGTTGACGAGCTTGAACCGGTCGAGGTCAAGGAGCAGCAGGGCGAGCGAGTGCCCCGCGCTGGCCGCGCGGGTGATGGCCGCGCGCAGCCTCTCGTCCAGCCCGCGCCGGTTGGGCAGGCTGGTGAGGTCATCCGTGAGTGCCAGCGCCTTGGACTCGGCCAGCCGTTGCATCTCGACGAACGTGAGGCCCGCCCGCGCGAGCGCGGCGATCACCGTGCAGGCCGCGAGCAGGACGGCGGCCAGCGGCAGGCGCACGGTCGGCCCGGCCACCAGAATGCCGAGCGCGGTGAGGGCGAGCACCGTCGGGATGAGCATGATGCCCCAGCCCGCGGCCCTGGCCGGAGGCTGGCGTGGCTGACGCTGCCAGGCGGCGAACGCCAGCAGCAGCTGGGACAGCGCCCACAGGACGTCCGACGGGCCGCCGGGGGAGAAGCCGCCCGCGGTCGCCGTCTGGGAGGCCAGCGCGGTGTCCGCCGCGACGAAGCACAGCAGGCCGCAGCCGAGCAGCCACCACACCCGCCCGGCGCGGCGGCCGAGCAGGCCGAACACGCTGAGCACCAGCAGCGCGAGCAGCAGGTCGGCGAGCGGGTAGACCAGCGCGATGAGCAGGTCGCCGAGCCCCAGCTCGGGCTCGCGCCTCTTCATGACCACGCCGAGGCCGGTGGTGAGCGCAGCGACCCCGAGCAGGCCGATCAGCCCGTCGAGCAGCAGGCTCCTGGGTAGCCGTAGCAGGCGGTGGCGCAGCAGCAGGATGACGGCCGCGTAGCACGCCGGGTAGAACGCCAGCCAGCCGGCGTCGATGACAGACGGCGGGATGGCCTGCTGTTTGCCCTCGACGACGTACCCGGTGAGGGACGAGCAGAGCGTGGCCGCGCCGTAGAGGAGCAACCCACCGCCGAGGATCGCCCAGGGCGCCCGGTCGCCGCGGATGAGGACGGCGCGCAGGACGCACAGCAGGCCCACCGCGAGGCTGAACGTGTTGCGCAGGGGCCAGGCCATCACGTCGAGCCAGGGCGCCGCGGTGAAGCCGGCGGCCGCCAGCGTCACGGCCGCGACCAGCAGCAGGAGCTGGCCGACGCGGATCATCCGGTACCGGCGCGACGGGGGCCCGGTGGTGATCACCTCGCGCGCTCGCCGTCGCCCGCGCCGACGTCGCGTGGTCGTCCGGTGGGCGGCGCGATCCGTGCGGACACCCGTGCCTCGGCCGCGGCGACCCAGGAACACCGCCCGTCGTTGAATCGCCGGACCTGGTGACGGGCGGGCCTCGACATGCGGCAATTGTCGCCGATTCCGGCGAGAACCAGAGGGTCGGTGTTTCCCCGGCGATAATGGCCTGTTCGCGCGTTGGGCGAAGTTAGCGTGCTGAATGCGTTCTGGACGACCTCTGTCACTGGTCGGCTTCTCGTTGTTTGCTTCACGGTCATCGACGGCGGGTGTCGCTGGTACGGGGCGTGGCGGGTGGCTGGCGTGGACAACCCGCCGGGGGGATAGGCGTCCGCCCGTTGGGCCCCGGGCCGCGGCTCGGATCTCGGCACCTGGCCTGCAGCACGACTGACGGGCCGCGCCTGGTCCGAGGGGCTTGGCGCGGCGAAGCGGGTGCGGCGAAGGTATCGGCGCGGCGACGTCATAGTCATGGCGGGCATAGGGTCGTGGGCAGTCGTGCATCTCGGTCGGTGTGCCCCGGCCGGGATACCCCGCCCGCCGTCGAGCATGCGCGGGCCGTCAGGGCCTGGCCCGGGCAGAGAGCACCACCCGCCGGGCACAGGCCGTGGGCGGCCGCGCGGCGGTGCACAGACCCCTGACCACGCAGGTCGGGCGCTCGGCGTCCGACCGGCGAGCGCTCCGGCGCCCGCCCACCCGGAGAAGGGCCACGCCTGATGCGGATTGGACTTCAGATCCCCGACTTCACCTGGCCCGGCGGGCCGGCGCGGCTCGGCGCGGATCTGGCCGAGATCGCGAGGACCGCCGACGCGGCCGGCTTCGACAAACTGGCCGTGATGGACCACTTCTTCCAGATCGCGTTCGTCGGCCCGCCCGAGCACGACATGCTGGAGGCCTACACGACGCTGGGCTACCTGGCCGCGATCACCGAGCGCGTCAAGCTGCTGACGCTGGTCACGGGCACCGTCTACCGGCAGCCCGGCGTCCTCGCGAAGACGATCAGCACGCTCGACGTGCTGTCGGGCGGGCGGGCGTGGCTGGGCATCGGCGCCGCCTGGAACGAGGAGGAGGCGGCCGGCCTCGGGATCCCGTTCCCGCCCGTCGCGGAGCGGTTCGAGCGGCTGGAGGAGACGCTCCAGATCTGCCTGGCGATGTGGTCGGACGACGAGAGCCCCTACGCCGGCAAGCACTACCAGCTGGCTCGGCCGCTGGACGTGCCGCGGAGCCTGAGCCGTCCGCACCCGCCGATCATGATCGGCGGCGGCGGCGAGAAGAAGACGCTGCGGCTGGTGGCCCGCTACGGCCAGGCCTGCAACCTCTTCTCCGGCCCGGACCTCGAGCACAAGCTCGCGGTGCTGCGCGGGCACTGCGAGGCGGTGGGGCGCGACTACGACGAGATCATCAAGACGGCCTACTACGCGTTCGACCCGGGCGAGGGCGGCAAGAACGTCGGCGCGATCCTCGCCGACCTGGAGCGGCTGGCCGCCCTGGGCATCCAGGAGGTCATCGGCGGGGTCACCGACGTGGTCAGGATCCGCCCGCTGGAGATCCTCGGCTCCGAGGTGATCGGCCAGGTGGCCGACCTGTAGCAGGGAGACGGCTGACGTCGTGGGGGCACCGGGTGGCCGGTATGTCCGGCATGCTGGATTGGTGACCTCCGCGCCCGAGCAGGCCCCTCGACCAGCGTCCTCGAAGCCGGAGGGTCCCAGGACGCCGCGGACGCGGCGATCTCAGGCCCTCCGGCTTCATCGCGCCTGGGTGGTGGCCGCGGTGGCGTTCGTCGCGCTCGTCGGGGCCGCCGGGTTCCGCGCGGTGCCCAGCGTGTTCATCCTGCCGCTGCAGGAGGAGTTCGGCTGGTCCCGGGCGGCCGTCTCCTCGGCGGTCTCCGTGAACCTCGTCCTCTACGGGCTCACGGCGCCGTTCGCCGCGGCTCTGATGGAACGGTTCGGGATCCGGCGGGTGGTGGCCGTGGCGCTGCTGCTGGTCGCGGCCGGCAGCGGGTTGACCGTGTTCATGACCGCCACCTGGCAGCTGATCGTCTGTTGGGGCGTGCTGGTGGGCCTCGGCACCGGCTCGATGGCGCTGGTGTTCGCCGCGACGATCGCCGGCCGGTGGTTCGAGCGGCATCGCGGCCTGGTGGTGGGTGTGCTCACCGCGGGCGGAGCGACCGGGCAGCTGGTCTTCCTGCCGGTGCTCGCGGTGCTGGTCGACCGGTACGGATGGCGCGCCGCCGCGCTGACGGTCACGGTCGCCGCGGCGGCCGTGATCCCGCTCGTCATCGCGGGGATCCGTGACCATCCGAGCGACGTCGGCCTGCGTCCCTACGGGGCGGCGCCCGAGCCGGAGCCCTCGGACCCGGCCGCGCTCGACGCGTCGGGCAGCCCCAAGCCGGCGGTGGGCGCGGCCCGGGCCGCTGGCGCGGCGCTGACCGGGCTCGCCACCGCGGTCAGGAGCCGGGCGTTCTGGGCGCTCGCCGGCGGGTTCTTCATCTGCGGCATGAGCACCAACGGTCTGATCGGCACGCATTTCATACCCGCGGCGCACGACCACGGGATGCCCGAGGTCACCGCCGCCGGGCTGCTGGCCGTCGTCGGGATCTTCGACATCGTGGGGACTGTGGCGTCCGGCTGGCTGACCGACCGCTTCGACAGCCGCTACCTGCTCGTCGCGTACTACGCGCTGCGTGGGCTCGGGCTCGCGGGGCTGCCGCTGCTGCTCTCGTCCGAGCCGCATCCCAGCATGATCGCCTTCATCGTCGTGTACGGGCTGGACTGGGTGGCGACGGTGCCACCGACGATCGCGCTGTGCCGGTCGGTGTTCGGGCCCGAACGTGCCCCGGTGATCTTCGGCTGGGTGTTCGCCTCCCATCAGCTCGGCGCCGCCGTGGCGGCCGTCGCCGCGGGCTGGGTGCGCGAGGCCACCGGCACCTACACGGCCGCCTGGTATGGCGCGGCGTTCCTCTGCCTGGTGGCCGCGTTCCTGTCCGCGACGGTCCACGCCGGGCCGGCGGACGCCTCGCCGCGCGGGCGACCAGCGCGCCGCCGGGTCGCGGTACCTGTCCCGGCCGACGACACGTTGCCGGCTCCCGCCGGCTGAGCCGACATCCCCAGCGCCGGCTGGCGGAAACCCGTCCGGGCCGCTGGTCGGCGCATCCTGTCGCCTTTCCTAATCGTGGATCCCCATTGGCGGTCGGGAATGCGGAACAAGATGTCGCCAACCACCGCGGCCGGGAAAATGGCTCGGACGGCCCGGTTCGGCTGAGCGGCTTTATCCCAGTGGTGACCGCGGTTCGCCGGCAGGCGGCCGGCCATCCACCCGGACGTGGTCTTGAGCTACGTGCGATCCGAATTAACGTGACGCGGGAGCACGGCTGGCGGGAGTGCTAGCTTGTCGAGGCAGGACGGGCGGCGCGACGATGGGCCGGCCGCGGCGGTGATGCCAGGAGGGCGGGCCGCGCGTGGGCGCGCGGCGTCGCCGGACGGGAGTGCCCCATGCGGTTGTTGATCGTGGAGGACGATGACCGCGTAGCTGCGGCGCTGTCCAGCGTGCTCGGCCGGCACGGCTTCGACATCGTCAGGGCCCGCACCGGGGCGCGTGCCCTGGACCTCATGCACACCCGGCCCGATCTGGTGCTGCTCGACCTCGGACTGCCCGACCGCGACGGCTTCGAGGTCTGCGGCCGGATCCGCAAGGTGTCCAACACCCCGGTGATCATGGTGACGGCGCGGACCGAGCTGTCCGCCCGCATCCACGGGCTCTACCTCGGCGCGGACGACTACATCGTCAAGCCCTATGACCTGCGGGAGCTGATCGCCCGGATCCACGCCGTGGTGCGCCGCTCCCGGCCCGACCCGCTCGCCCCCGCCGAGGCCGACACCGCCGCCTACCCGGGCGGGGCGGCCACCCGGCCGGACGGTTCTGCGCCCGCCGGATCGGCCTCGGCGATCCGGCAGGGGCCCAGAGCCGGCGGCGCGAGTCCGCAGGGTTCGGCCGCCGGCGCCGGTGTGGTGGAGGTCGGTCGGGTCGTCGAGACCCGCGGCCTGCGCATCCAGCTCGACAGCCGCGAGGTGACGGCCGACGACGGGCGGGCCGTCGTCCTGACCCGCAAGGAGTTCGACCTGCTCGCCGAGCTGGCCAGGGCCCCGGGCGTGGTGTTCCGGCGCGAGCAGCTGATCAGCGAGGTCTGGGGCTCGTCGGTGCAGTCGGCGTCCCGCACGCTCGAGGTCCATGTGGCCTCGCTGCGCGCCAAGCTGGGTGACCCGTGCGTCGTCCAGACGGTCCGGGGCGTCGGCTACCGGCTGGCGGCGGCGGGCGCGCCGGCGCCACCGCCTGCCAAGGTCGCCCAGCCGGGCGCGACCGCCGCCGTGGCAGCGGTCGAGCAGGATGTGGACGTCCCAGAGCTGGCCGCCTCGGCGGCCGCGGCCGCCGTGAAACGCCGCCGGCGGGCCTGACCGTCCCGTGCGCGCCAGGCTGTTGGTGATCCTGCTGTCACTGATGACCGCGGCGCTCGTCGTGCTCGGCGTCCCGCTGGCGCGCAGCATCGCGGAGGGTCGCCAGCAGGCGATGTTCTTCGACCGGCTCGGCGACACCACCCGGTTCGCCGGCATGGCCGGGCAGAGCCCCGGGCCAGACGGCACCCGCGCGCTGGCCGGCGAGCTCGTCCGCTACGACCAGGTGTACGGCGTCGAGGCGATCGTCTACGGCCGCGACGTCATCGTGCGCGCGGCCTCCCGACCGGTGCCCTCCATCCCCGACCCCCGGGTGCGCGCGCAGCTGAACGCGGCGCTGCGCGGGCGGGCGGGGGAGAACCCGGCGCAGATCTGGCCCTGGCAGGACCGGCCGCTCGTGATCGCCGAGCCGGTGCTCTCGGGCGGTGACGTGATCGGGGCGGTGCTGACCGTCTCCCCGACCGACCGGCTGCGCGGCCAGGTGCTGCGCCGCTGGCTGCTGCTCGGCCTCGGCGAGATCGCGGCGCTGCTGCTGTGCCTCGCGGTCGCGCTGCGGCTGACCAGGTGGCTGCTCGCGCCGATCGACAGCCTGGACGCGGTCACGCACGCCATCGCCACCGGCCAGCTGTCCACCCGGGTCTCGGAGCGGGTCGGGCCGCCGGAGCTGCGCCGGCTCGCGAGCGCGTTCAACGAGATGGCCGACCACGTGCAGGAGGTGATCTCCCAGCAGCGGGCGTTCGTCGCGGACGCGTCCCACCAGCTGCGCAACCCGCTGTCGGCGTTGCTGCTGCGGATCGAGAACATCGGGCTGGGCCTGCCCCCGGAGTGGCTCGACGAGCTGGAGGAGACCAGGACGGAGGGCCGCCGGCTCACCGAGGTGCTCGACGAGCTGCTCGCGCTCGCCCAGGCCGAGCACGCGGCCACTCGCCCGGCACTGTTCGACGTCGCCGCGGCCGCCCGCGAGCGGCTCTCCGCCTGGCGGCCGGTGGCGACGTCGCGGCAGGTCGTCCTCGTCCAGTCCGGGTTGTCCGAGGCCATGGGGTACGCCGACCGCACGGCGATCGGCAGCGCCCTCGACGCGGTGGTCGACAACGCGATCAAGTTCTCGCCGGCGGGCTCCGCCGTGGAGGTGGCCGTGGTCCGGGACGCCGACTCGGTGCGGGTGGTCGTGCGCGACCAGGGCCCCGGCGTCGCGCCCGACGAGCTGCCCGCCGTCGGCCGGCGATTCTGGCGCAGCCCGCGCAACGTCAACGTCGGCGGCTCCGGGCTGGGGCTGAGCATCGCCATCGCGCTGCTGGGCGCCTCCGGCGGAACCCTGTCGGTCGCGCTGGCCGAGCCGACCGGGTTGGCCGTGACGCTGCGCGTCCCGCGCCGTCCCGTCGCCGCTCTCGCGGCCGCCGCACCCCTGGTGAAGGTACCGGCCTCCTGACGTCCCGGTTCCGCGTTTGGCTGGCGGCCGGGTGACAGCGGGCTCGACACGGAGCCCGGCCTGGGCCGCCGCCCGCCGGGCTCGTCGCCCAGGGAGTCCCGGCAGGTCGAAACAACACGTTTTTACCGGTTAACCATCGCTCCACCCCGGGGACCGGCGCTGGCCATCGGCGAGATGGAGGCTCGCCGACGGCGTGCCGTCGGGCACGCGACGGACAGTGGGGGAACTGGATGAACCGCATACGTCTCACCTCGGCCGCGGCGGGGGCGGTGGCCGTCGCGCTGCTGGGCGCCGGCGTCGCCCAGGCCGGTGGCGACGAGCCGCTGGCGAAGGACGACAGCTATCAGGTCCAGGCCGGCGGCACGCTGACCGCCAGTGGCCACGGGGACAGCATCCTGCGTAACGACAAGGGCAAGAATCTAGCGCTGGTAACGAATACCAAGCCGGCCAATGGCACGCTCGCACTCGACCCGGACGGCACGTTCACCTATAAGCCGAACCCCGGCTTCACCGGCACGGATTCCTTCTCCTACACGGTGAGTGACGCCGTCACGCGGTACGACACGCAGCTGCCGCCACTGGCGACGATCGGCGGCGTGAAGATCGGCGGTGGGGCGTATGGCTCCGCGCTCTACCCGGCCCCGCGCGGCGGCAACGACGAGTTCTACGGCATCACGGACCGCGGCCCGAACGTCGACGGCCCGAACGGCGTGAAGGTCGAGCCGCTGCCCGACTTCACCCCCGCGATCGGCAAGTTCCGGCTCAAGAACGGCGTCGCGACGCTCGAGGGGTCGATCCCGCTGCGCGCGGCGGACGGTTCCCCGTACAACGGCCGGGTCAGCACTGAGGCGACCACCGGCGAGACGATCCTGGACCTGAACGGCAACACGCTCGCGGCGAGCCCCTACGGCTATGACC of the Pseudofrankia saprophytica genome contains:
- a CDS encoding MFS transporter, with product MVAAVAFVALVGAAGFRAVPSVFILPLQEEFGWSRAAVSSAVSVNLVLYGLTAPFAAALMERFGIRRVVAVALLLVAAGSGLTVFMTATWQLIVCWGVLVGLGTGSMALVFAATIAGRWFERHRGLVVGVLTAGGATGQLVFLPVLAVLVDRYGWRAAALTVTVAAAAVIPLVIAGIRDHPSDVGLRPYGAAPEPEPSDPAALDASGSPKPAVGAARAAGAALTGLATAVRSRAFWALAGGFFICGMSTNGLIGTHFIPAAHDHGMPEVTAAGLLAVVGIFDIVGTVASGWLTDRFDSRYLLVAYYALRGLGLAGLPLLLSSEPHPSMIAFIVVYGLDWVATVPPTIALCRSVFGPERAPVIFGWVFASHQLGAAVAAVAAGWVREATGTYTAAWYGAAFLCLVAAFLSATVHAGPADASPRGRPARRRVAVPVPADDTLPAPAG
- the aat gene encoding leucyl/phenylalanyl-tRNA--protein transferase, which gives rise to MSLTARPARPGPSWWDTLPLTEGPPDAPVALGGGATPDALIGAYRAGVFPWPTEDETDDDQPDDRTAGQLRQLALALRAVGRGLGRRPRPGYLPWWCPDPRAVIPVGAVRTTRSLRGRIRSCGWTTTMDQAFDEVVSRCRRAAPEIWITDELRAGYTRLHALGWAHSLEVWAGDQLAGGAFGILVGGVFVGESMFHSETDASKVALVDLDARFAAAGGRLLDVQIASDHLGRLGAVEIPRDDYLATLRAVRDDDVRLVTDRLPVARLLHPPPADPVPPVASPPPAV
- a CDS encoding methyltransferase domain-containing protein, which codes for MVDLAPDPLPAPTAQTAESAAPGAARPRAAALPSVPYNGWGLRRSWTLFSEHRKKPVDPPPSFYRLIAADSVRQLSRYTSVAGQDVLDVGGGPGYFRDAFLEAGARYCWVEPDVSELAVTDVPGRIRGSALALPVRTDSLDICYTSNVLEHVPDAAQMCSELVRVTRPGGLIYLSYCTWLSPWGGHETSPWHYLGGNRALARYERVNGEPPKNIFGETMFAAYVGDTLAWARSRQDVVVIDALPRYLPDWSKPILKVPGLRELVTWNLLLVLRKI
- a CDS encoding aminotransferase class I/II-fold pyridoxal phosphate-dependent enzyme, translated to MRRSLAPAFGRVLAQPPGGLAEMHRLRGRVPFWDPVVDEIDGRRIRVGDHWLIDFASCNYLGFDLEPEISAVVPEYIARWGTHPSWCRLVGNPRLFGEIETELAELLGAEDTLLLPTISHIHISVLPALAGTGAVFLELRAHQTIHEGARMAAARGARVIRFREENLAGLARKLAASDRYPRVICVDGVNSMTGNGPPLAELVELARRYDAVLYIDDAHGFGVLGERSADELSPYGSRGNGIVRHLGGDYDGVVLVGGFSKAYSSLLAFVACPPEIRHFLRITAGPYTYSGPPPVASLATAQAGLRFNAAHGDERRAELYRRTARVLDGIRALGLNTLNTTGFPIVEVPLADPDLIEPLGRFLFEQGILATLVPYPIVPRGETGFRLSVTAVNTDEEIEELLRVIAAAADRFPLRRVADDENPADGSDDDPAV
- a CDS encoding LLM class F420-dependent oxidoreductase; this encodes MRIGLQIPDFTWPGGPARLGADLAEIARTADAAGFDKLAVMDHFFQIAFVGPPEHDMLEAYTTLGYLAAITERVKLLTLVTGTVYRQPGVLAKTISTLDVLSGGRAWLGIGAAWNEEEAAGLGIPFPPVAERFERLEETLQICLAMWSDDESPYAGKHYQLARPLDVPRSLSRPHPPIMIGGGGEKKTLRLVARYGQACNLFSGPDLEHKLAVLRGHCEAVGRDYDEIIKTAYYAFDPGEGGKNVGAILADLERLAALGIQEVIGGVTDVVRIRPLEILGSEVIGQVADL
- a CDS encoding response regulator transcription factor, with translation MRLLIVEDDDRVAAALSSVLGRHGFDIVRARTGARALDLMHTRPDLVLLDLGLPDRDGFEVCGRIRKVSNTPVIMVTARTELSARIHGLYLGADDYIVKPYDLRELIARIHAVVRRSRPDPLAPAEADTAAYPGGAATRPDGSAPAGSASAIRQGPRAGGASPQGSAAGAGVVEVGRVVETRGLRIQLDSREVTADDGRAVVLTRKEFDLLAELARAPGVVFRREQLISEVWGSSVQSASRTLEVHVASLRAKLGDPCVVQTVRGVGYRLAAAGAPAPPPAKVAQPGATAAVAAVEQDVDVPELAASAAAAAVKRRRRA
- a CDS encoding putative bifunctional diguanylate cyclase/phosphodiesterase, with product MITTGPPSRRYRMIRVGQLLLLVAAVTLAAAGFTAAPWLDVMAWPLRNTFSLAVGLLCVLRAVLIRGDRAPWAILGGGLLLYGAATLCSSLTGYVVEGKQQAIPPSVIDAGWLAFYPACYAAVILLLRHRLLRLPRSLLLDGLIGLLGVAALTTGLGVVMKRREPELGLGDLLIALVYPLADLLLALLVLSVFGLLGRRAGRVWWLLGCGLLCFVAADTALASQTATAGGFSPGGPSDVLWALSQLLLAFAAWQRQPRQPPARAAGWGIMLIPTVLALTALGILVAGPTVRLPLAAVLLAACTVIAALARAGLTFVEMQRLAESKALALTDDLTSLPNRRGLDERLRAAITRAASAGHSLALLLLDLDRFKLVNESLGHPVGDEVLIEVGGRIATALRPGDVLARLGGDEFAVLLERTDGVGAHLVADRVRAALEGDFHVGTLTIPVAASIGAAVYPDQAADADELLRRADIAMYAAKKRHTGVEHYDPRAADASLIELTLTEALRVGISGDQIEAHFQPKVEIATGRIRSVEALARWNHPDRGLLAPDSFVRLAEHAGLMRPLTTAVLDQSCAQLASWRSAGLDVTAAVNISATDLLDRAFPDHVLGLLAAHGLGADALELELTETTLMLDRARATAVLTELHDLGVRIAVDDYGTGYSTLAYLSGDFPVDVLKLDRFFVSRLECNDVARKIVRSTVDLAHDLGLRVVAEGVETERGLALLREFGCDLAQGFYVGEPGPAELITARLTAAATPAGPPGTVAGP